A single window of Nicotiana tomentosiformis chromosome 1, ASM39032v3, whole genome shotgun sequence DNA harbors:
- the LOC138908306 gene encoding uncharacterized protein, with the protein MLAPVPNEDDKAEESSESHQVPRYFQVSKETDATKSTTEQLEQVALFEEFLDRMLDLGTRLNPELRSRFINFLKANIDYFAWSHSDMTCIPLEVAVHKLSLDPSIPLVRQKKRPMAEVRNMFVKKEATLLLDISSIREVKYPEWLANVVVVPKKNNKF; encoded by the coding sequence ATGCTTGCTCCTGTGCCAAATGAAGATGATAAAGCCGAGGAGTCGTCGGAATCCCACCAGGTACCGAGATACTTCCAGGTATCGAAAGAAACGGATGCAACCAAATCCACAACAGAACAACTCGAGCAAGTGGCTTTGTTCGAGGAATTCTTGGATAGGATGCTTGACTTGGGAACAAGACTCAATCCCGAACTTAGGTCAAGATTTATTAACTTCCTTAAAGCTAACattgattattttgcatggtcgcactcgGATATGACATGTATCCCACTAGAGGTGGCAGTgcacaaactaagcctggacccgagCATCCCTCTGGTAAGGCAAAAGAAACGCCCGATGGCTGAGGTCAGAAACATGTTTGTTAAGAAAGAGGCAACTCTATTACTTGACATCAGTTCAATCCGTGAGGTGaagtatcccgaatggttagctaatgtagttgtagttccaaaaaagaataacaagttttga